The Candidatus Binataceae bacterium genome has a segment encoding these proteins:
- a CDS encoding TMEM175 family protein, which produces MGRIEALSDGVFAIVVTLLVLDLTVPKLANPRSTGELAHGLVALLPKLLSWMLSFVIVCKFWVNHHHIFNLASHADYSLVWLNAIFLMFQSFIPFPTALMGRYPSNPLAVSLFGLTMAFNTLLFITLHAHVLRHLLKPELVERVDPHIIAKSFAGPLTYSLGAAAAWINVELAFAIYLMTPPFFIVPPQLRPLPRAVVPARAARGLEP; this is translated from the coding sequence TTGGGGCGGATCGAAGCGCTCAGCGACGGTGTATTCGCGATCGTCGTCACTTTGTTGGTACTCGATCTGACGGTTCCCAAGCTCGCCAATCCGCGCAGTACCGGCGAGTTGGCCCACGGTCTGGTGGCGCTGCTGCCCAAGCTTTTGAGCTGGATGCTCAGCTTCGTGATCGTGTGCAAATTCTGGGTCAATCATCATCATATATTCAACCTGGCCTCCCACGCCGACTACAGCCTGGTGTGGCTCAACGCGATTTTCCTGATGTTCCAGTCCTTCATCCCCTTTCCGACTGCGCTGATGGGGCGTTATCCGAGCAACCCACTGGCGGTTAGCCTGTTCGGCCTAACGATGGCCTTCAATACGCTGCTCTTCATCACTCTGCACGCCCATGTGTTACGCCATCTGCTCAAGCCCGAGCTGGTCGAGCGGGTAGACCCGCATATCATCGCCAAGTCGTTTGCGGGACCACTGACCTACTCGCTGGGCGCGGCTGCGGCCTGGATCAACGTGGAGCTGGCTTTCGCGATCTATTTGATGACGCCGCCGTTCTTTATCGTGCCGCCGCAATTGCGTCCGCTCCCCCGCGCCGTCGTGCCCGCGCGCGCCGCTCGTGGCCTGGAGCCCTGA